The sequence below is a genomic window from Salicibibacter cibarius.
TTGGGTGGATTACGATGACCAATCATCGCCACCATCGGCGGCAGATACAAGCATCGACGATTTTCAACGCCGCTTTGAAGAAAACAAGCATCGATGGTATAAAAACCTCGCCCCCGTATTATCAAAAGAACTGAAAAACAGGGGGGTAAATGGCGCTTATTTTGTCGGGAGCAAAGAATCCGTGTCTGAACTCACCCAACACATAAGTGACTCGTATATAAAAGGAAAAATTGCGAAAAACTTGGGATCCAAACCTGCTCATGAAATCGTCAACGCAGTGTATGGTGCGGATATCCGCTAAAACAAAGAAGCCCTCAACAAAACATTGGGGGTTTTTTTTATTTTTCCTCACGGTGCATCTCCATCATGACGGCATTTAGTTGTGCGCCGAGCAGAATCATAAAAGCGGTTAAAAAAAACCAGATCATCAGACCGATGATCGTACCAAGCCCCCCGTAGACAAGGGTGTAATCATTCCATTGATTAAAATGGGAGAAGCCGAATGAGGCTGCTTGCCATCCAACAGTCGCGAATAATGCGCCGGGCCATGTGTCGCGCCAGCTCATACGTTGGCTCGGTACGATAATATAAAGAATGAGCAACACGATCCCGACAACAAAAAAACTAATCCCCCAACGGATAAACGACCAGAAGATATGCATCGCCTCTTCCAGCCCAAGGGCGGTAAAAATAAACCGGCCAATGGGTTCGCCGAAGACAGGAAACAACAACGAAACAATGACTGCCGTCAGTAACGTAAAGACGAGTACAAACCCGACGATAATCATTCGCGACAAGGATGGATCGGGGAATTGGTAAGCGCTGTTGACCGCGCGAATAACGGCAAAGGAGCCCATTAGCGTCATCCAAACGGTGACAAGCGAACTGATGGAAAGCGTCTCTGTTCGTCGAACATCCAAGACATTACTCAAATTTCCGGCGATGAACGATAGTAA
It includes:
- a CDS encoding YihY/virulence factor BrkB family protein, which gives rise to MAIAIVKRMIQSTWEYRLFDIAAQMAYYFLLALFPLLIVLLSILHFFPVGVHDVLVLIQPYVPENLLSFIAGNLSNVLDVRRTETLSISSLVTVWMTLMGSFAVIRAVNSAYQFPDPSLSRMIIVGFVLVFTLLTAVIVSLLFPVFGEPIGRFIFTALGLEEAMHIFWSFIRWGISFFVVGIVLLILYIIVPSQRMSWRDTWPGALFATVGWQAASFGFSHFNQWNDYTLVYGGLGTIIGLMIWFFLTAFMILLGAQLNAVMMEMHREEK